One Bremerella sp. JC817 genomic window carries:
- a CDS encoding SPFH domain-containing protein, which translates to MLGISFIKAPPSTHVMLFRGGKVVCEGAGLSFFYFSPNSTLVQVPIASIDVPFVFNEVTSDFQDATIQGEMTFRINNPSKLAGLLDFSTDAWGRYRSDDPSKLNDRLIHTAQTLARAFTLKKTLRQLLVSSDELVAQVFAELAESSAVAMLGAEVLSLSVLSIKATPEMAKALQAEAREKLLLEADEAIYARRNTAVELERQIKENELNTEIAVQQKQRQVRETKLAADIAIEQERTTLVDRKIDNERKESQAKADALKAILEPLKDIDWRTLLAASPGGLDANQMIAMAFRDLADNAEKVGNLNISPDLLSTLLEQQQSPRRSK; encoded by the coding sequence ATGTTGGGGATTAGCTTCATCAAGGCGCCGCCATCCACGCATGTCATGCTCTTCCGTGGTGGCAAGGTGGTATGCGAAGGGGCAGGGCTCTCGTTCTTCTATTTCTCGCCTAATTCCACCCTGGTTCAGGTACCGATCGCCAGTATCGATGTGCCGTTCGTGTTCAACGAGGTGACGTCTGATTTTCAAGACGCCACCATCCAGGGCGAGATGACCTTCAGAATCAACAACCCCAGCAAGCTGGCAGGGCTGCTCGACTTCAGCACCGATGCCTGGGGACGTTATCGATCGGACGATCCGTCGAAGCTGAACGATCGCTTGATCCACACTGCCCAGACTCTTGCCCGGGCTTTCACATTGAAGAAGACCCTACGCCAGCTGCTGGTCAGCAGCGACGAGTTGGTCGCCCAGGTATTCGCAGAGTTGGCGGAATCTTCGGCGGTTGCGATGTTGGGTGCCGAGGTCTTGTCGCTATCGGTCTTGTCGATCAAGGCAACCCCGGAGATGGCGAAGGCCCTGCAAGCCGAGGCTCGCGAAAAGCTGCTGCTGGAAGCGGACGAAGCGATTTATGCCCGCCGTAATACGGCCGTCGAGCTCGAACGTCAGATCAAAGAAAACGAGCTGAACACCGAGATTGCCGTCCAGCAAAAGCAACGTCAGGTTCGCGAAACGAAGCTGGCGGCCGACATCGCCATCGAACAGGAACGTACGACACTCGTCGACCGCAAGATCGACAACGAACGGAAAGAATCGCAGGCCAAGGCTGACGCATTGAAGGCGATTCTCGAACCGCTGAAGGATATCGACTGGCGAACGCTATTGGCAGCATCGCCTGGCGGACTCGATGCCAATCAGATGATTGCAATGGCCTTCCGTGACCTGGCCGACAACGCCGAGAAGGTTGGCAACTTGAACATCTCGCCAGACCTGCTCAGCACGCTGCTGGAACAGCAGCAATCTCCACGACGCTCGAAGTAG